From Staphylococcus delphini, one genomic window encodes:
- a CDS encoding CobW family GTP-binding protein has product MDIVILAGFLGGGKTSTLNFLIQDAIDQELKPAVMMNDFGAKNVDAQLVTEDVKMEVLTNGCICCDLKANVSQQLHELYLTHQPDIVFIECSGAAHPVEVFDACMTPVLAPFIQDLSMLGIVDAAAYESRDTLPEPIQTLMDEQIRYCSHLIINKIDLLESDQLLAVVQTIQQHYPDTPYILTRYGEITLQEIQHVSEYHIGERSSVHHHGHLSHMLYEFQSPIQQSALIEGLKGLKDVFRVKGFVYFKGCETPYVVQYTPGHLELKPCPIEMSPYLVVVGHDLNDVDITETLDIIEFSS; this is encoded by the coding sequence TTCTTAGGTGGCGGTAAAACGTCTACACTGAACTTTTTAATACAAGATGCGATTGATCAAGAGTTAAAACCAGCTGTGATGATGAATGACTTTGGGGCTAAAAATGTCGATGCACAGCTCGTGACCGAAGATGTGAAAATGGAAGTGTTGACGAATGGCTGTATTTGTTGTGATTTGAAGGCGAATGTCTCACAACAACTCCATGAATTGTATTTAACACATCAACCCGACATTGTCTTTATCGAATGTAGTGGGGCCGCACATCCAGTTGAAGTGTTTGATGCATGCATGACACCTGTGCTTGCGCCATTCATTCAAGACTTGAGTATGTTAGGCATTGTCGATGCGGCAGCCTATGAAAGTCGAGACACTTTACCTGAACCGATTCAAACGTTAATGGATGAACAAATTCGTTACTGTAGTCATTTGATTATTAATAAAATTGATTTGTTAGAAAGTGACCAGTTGTTAGCAGTCGTCCAAACTATACAACAACACTATCCTGATACACCGTACATCCTTACACGTTACGGCGAAATTACATTACAAGAGATTCAACATGTGTCGGAATATCACATTGGTGAACGTTCATCCGTCCACCATCATGGGCATTTGTCACATATGTTGTATGAATTTCAATCACCTATCCAACAAAGTGCGTTAATTGAAGGATTAAAAGGGTTAAAAGATGTCTTTAGAGTGAAGGGCTTTGTCTATTTTAAAGGTTGTGAAACACCCTATGTCGTACAATATACGCCTGGACATTTAGAGTTGAAACCGTGTCCGATTGAAATGTCACCTTATTTAGTCGTGGTAGGGCATGATTTAAATGATGTTGACATTACTGAAACGCTAGATATTATAGAATTTTCATCATAA
- a CDS encoding universal stress protein produces MFSNILVPYDFGNSFKNVPEQLKKLTGNDAPYEIVVFNVISETELANYVRYQGKHFEEVVEEKKKEMKPFLKTIEDVGLSYKVKFATGSPTKEIVNEVANENYDVVVMSNKRSEMDIKHVLGHVTHKIAKRVNIPVLIVK; encoded by the coding sequence ATGTTTAGCAATATTCTCGTTCCATATGATTTTGGCAACAGCTTTAAAAATGTCCCTGAACAATTAAAAAAACTAACAGGCAATGATGCACCATACGAAATTGTCGTTTTTAACGTCATTTCAGAGACAGAATTAGCGAATTACGTCCGCTATCAAGGCAAACATTTTGAAGAAGTGGTAGAAGAAAAGAAAAAAGAAATGAAGCCATTCTTGAAAACGATTGAAGATGTTGGCTTATCTTACAAAGTGAAATTTGCGACAGGATCACCGACAAAAGAAATCGTCAATGAAGTTGCAAATGAAAACTATGATGTCGTCGTGATGAGTAATAAGCGTTCTGAAATGGACATTAAGCATGTACTCGGTCACGTGACACATAAAATTGCAAAACGTGTGAATATTCCTGTGCTCATTGTAAAATAA
- a CDS encoding ferredoxin yields MSYYAYVDREVCISCSACGAAAPRLFRYDAQGIAYMCLDCNSGTAQIPECDLGNLDDAVDNCPTSAITVGQQPFSLPIILDREKEL; encoded by the coding sequence ATGAGCTATTATGCGTATGTAGACAGAGAAGTGTGTATTTCTTGTTCAGCTTGTGGTGCTGCGGCGCCCCGATTGTTTCGGTATGATGCGCAAGGGATAGCGTACATGTGCTTAGATTGTAATAGTGGCACAGCGCAAATACCTGAATGTGACTTAGGAAATTTAGATGATGCAGTTGACAATTGTCCCACGTCAGCGATCACAGTTGGGCAGCAGCCTTTTTCGTTACCTATCATATTAGACAGAGAGAAGGAATTGTAA
- a CDS encoding ATP-grasp domain-containing protein, producing the protein MKTLLFINLRSHKVERVAPVIKAKRQGYRVVLMTDHDPQLIDSGLDEVIEIDTYDETAVVEAALAYHQQHPLSGILTWSDKDVELVAQLNDRLQLPGIPMSHVKNARNKYLMRVAFDQVPNISPDFENVRSEADLRHAVARIGTPGILKPVGASGSKGIFKIESEECIDYVYETLRHATSPERDKVYRYYPNDYIYEGYLVGEEVSVEGVVQNGEVRIAGITDKAVTPEYSLEYMAIFPSDKHAALQQEIKTKATQAIQSLGINHCAFHLEGRVTKDGFKVIEAAARPGGGFITSHLIPGASGRSFIEKILDVAVGKDVTENWPTFDQTSKKMCFYSIMAEQAGTFKGIKGVERLAEIPGIHHVVPLKNYGDSVVLPPEHFSSCFVLNIVFEAESTEAVQQKIDWIHEVIEVVVA; encoded by the coding sequence GTGAAAACATTACTATTTATTAATTTGAGAAGTCATAAAGTCGAGCGAGTCGCACCGGTCATTAAGGCAAAAAGACAAGGCTATCGTGTCGTATTGATGACAGACCATGATCCACAACTGATTGACAGTGGTCTAGATGAAGTGATTGAAATCGATACGTATGACGAAACAGCAGTCGTTGAAGCGGCGCTCGCGTATCATCAACAGCACCCTTTAAGTGGGATATTGACGTGGTCTGATAAAGATGTAGAGCTCGTTGCACAATTAAATGACCGTCTGCAATTACCCGGTATTCCGATGTCGCACGTTAAAAATGCCCGCAACAAATATTTAATGCGTGTGGCGTTTGATCAAGTGCCTAACATTTCCCCAGATTTTGAAAATGTGCGCAGTGAAGCAGATTTACGTCATGCTGTTGCACGTATTGGAACGCCTGGAATATTGAAACCGGTGGGCGCTTCTGGAAGTAAAGGTATTTTTAAAATTGAAAGTGAAGAATGTATCGATTATGTGTACGAAACATTACGTCATGCGACATCACCAGAACGTGACAAAGTGTATCGCTATTATCCGAATGATTACATTTATGAAGGGTATCTTGTCGGTGAAGAAGTGTCGGTTGAAGGTGTCGTGCAAAATGGAGAAGTACGCATTGCAGGGATTACGGACAAAGCGGTCACACCTGAATATTCACTGGAGTACATGGCGATTTTTCCGTCTGATAAACATGCAGCCTTACAACAAGAAATTAAGACGAAAGCGACGCAAGCGATTCAAAGTTTAGGCATTAATCATTGTGCTTTTCATCTGGAAGGTAGAGTGACGAAAGACGGTTTTAAAGTGATAGAAGCAGCGGCAAGACCAGGGGGTGGCTTTATTACGTCACATTTAATTCCAGGTGCATCTGGCCGTTCATTCATTGAAAAAATATTAGATGTTGCAGTCGGAAAAGATGTGACTGAAAATTGGCCTACTTTTGATCAAACGTCAAAGAAAATGTGTTTTTATAGCATCATGGCAGAGCAAGCTGGAACGTTTAAAGGGATTAAAGGTGTCGAGCGATTGGCTGAAATTCCAGGGATACACCATGTCGTGCCTTTAAAAAATTACGGAGATTCGGTGGTTTTGCCTCCTGAACACTTTTCGAGTTGTTTTGTGCTCAATATCGTTTTTGAAGCTGAGTCGACTGAAGCGGTGCAACAAAAAATTGATTGGATTCATGAAGTGATTGAGGTGGTTGTGGCATGA
- a CDS encoding ATP-grasp domain-containing protein, with product MTILMLSSTDHVKTPYDEWFPDTAEQMILFCPAEKKDSYADKDYLRIEAFEHYMVNPDIEMRALELSQQYDVTHVLAISEFDVIRAAKIRALLNLEGQSLISAEAYRDKVLMKQLLQSTSVNTPHFDKAIDGANIQRFVEKYGYPVVLKPIDGSGSSDVVIARTQQDIDTFLQTHPDLGKYEIEQFIDGEMYHVDGLVHNGEVKCAYVSHYYNGCLAFKDHQPLASYMLKADNPLSQALQQQVKQVVAALPTLPNGSFHAEFFVTPTNDIYFCEIASRTGGGEIGRTLEHAIGMQLNQMSLYLQTGRVEEVEAHIQIQRYGGFILLPPQNATFQGIQQPLDEDWVLFQSLKATPGQPFGAAQLSVDHIMSVVIEGEDEATLIARIDQVITWYQQEIQWK from the coding sequence ATGACAATACTGATGTTATCAAGTACGGACCATGTTAAAACACCGTATGATGAATGGTTTCCGGATACAGCAGAGCAAATGATTTTATTTTGTCCAGCTGAGAAAAAAGACAGTTATGCGGACAAGGATTATTTACGTATTGAAGCATTTGAACATTATATGGTAAATCCTGACATTGAAATGCGTGCGCTCGAATTAAGTCAACAATATGACGTGACCCATGTGCTAGCGATTTCGGAATTTGATGTGATAAGAGCGGCCAAAATTAGAGCGTTGTTGAATTTAGAGGGCCAGTCGTTAATAAGTGCAGAAGCGTATCGCGATAAAGTGTTGATGAAACAGTTGTTGCAAAGCACATCAGTGAACACACCACACTTTGACAAAGCGATAGACGGCGCGAATATACAACGATTTGTAGAAAAATACGGCTACCCTGTCGTACTCAAACCGATTGATGGGTCAGGTTCGTCGGATGTTGTGATTGCACGCACGCAACAGGATATTGACACGTTTTTACAGACACATCCCGACTTAGGAAAATATGAAATTGAACAGTTTATTGATGGGGAGATGTATCATGTCGATGGACTTGTGCACAATGGAGAAGTGAAGTGTGCCTATGTGTCGCACTATTACAATGGATGTTTAGCCTTTAAAGACCATCAACCACTAGCGAGTTATATGTTGAAGGCAGACAATCCACTCAGTCAAGCGCTACAACAGCAAGTGAAGCAAGTCGTTGCAGCATTACCGACCTTGCCGAACGGATCATTTCATGCCGAATTTTTCGTGACACCGACGAACGACATCTATTTTTGTGAAATTGCGAGTCGTACAGGAGGCGGTGAAATTGGTCGTACGCTAGAACATGCTATTGGGATGCAGCTCAATCAAATGAGTCTTTACTTACAAACAGGGCGCGTAGAAGAGGTAGAGGCACACATCCAAATTCAGCGGTATGGCGGATTTATTTTGTTGCCACCTCAAAATGCGACATTTCAAGGAATACAACAACCGTTAGATGAAGATTGGGTCCTTTTTCAATCTCTTAAAGCAACACCAGGTCAACCGTTTGGAGCAGCGCAACTGAGTGTGGATCATATCATGTCAGTTGTAATTGAAGGAGAAGATGAGGCGACATTGATTGCGCGAATTGATCAAGTCATCACATGGTACCAACAAGAAATACAGTGGAAATAA
- a CDS encoding MFS transporter: MTLHKNVKLRLLMLFIQNASVNAVFPFMALLLTHYLGGKKAGLMLIIGILLKFSGSIIGGYLSDHLPLKKNVIACLTLMSALLFLGMGAVLAQLKGSQSFQLLFVVFLACYLLNELLTALAKPMYNALALDSIDETHRQRYARFKYWISNTSTALGMLMGGLFYSSFKVSLFVLIYICLTVNVLILYFGVQEERRTISHPSARRFVAMFQRYQVAYQNRPFVLLLISSMLILSAEMSLSSYVAVRLEHQFKTIQWFDFPIDGVRMFSILLLINTLTIISLSFAILHYFKRFKVATILNIGFLFFAGGYTVVMSNNHALVLVLFMLMATIGEILFTPTVEAEKIRFIPADTRGAHSALDSWVPIGAELISRLFLIIGTLLTPLMMSGLVLATVVTGFLLLLSTVKRYEAV, encoded by the coding sequence ATGACATTACATAAAAATGTGAAGTTGCGTTTACTCATGTTGTTTATTCAAAATGCCTCTGTGAATGCCGTGTTTCCATTTATGGCATTATTACTGACCCACTATTTAGGCGGTAAAAAAGCCGGACTCATGCTGATTATCGGGATTTTATTAAAATTTAGCGGTTCGATTATCGGTGGTTATTTGAGCGACCATTTACCACTCAAGAAGAACGTCATCGCTTGTTTGACGTTAATGAGCGCACTCCTTTTCTTAGGTATGGGCGCCGTATTAGCGCAGTTGAAAGGATCACAGTCATTTCAATTATTATTTGTGGTTTTCTTGGCCTGTTATCTTCTCAATGAGCTGTTGACTGCCTTAGCCAAGCCGATGTACAACGCATTAGCTTTAGATAGTATTGACGAGACACACCGACAACGCTATGCTCGCTTCAAATATTGGATTTCGAACACTTCTACTGCGCTCGGGATGCTGATGGGGGGATTATTTTACAGCTCGTTCAAAGTGAGTTTATTTGTGCTCATTTATATTTGTTTAACTGTGAATGTGTTGATTCTCTATTTTGGTGTACAAGAGGAACGACGCACAATTAGCCATCCATCAGCACGTCGCTTCGTGGCAATGTTTCAACGTTATCAAGTGGCATATCAGAATCGCCCCTTCGTCTTATTGCTCATCAGTAGTATGCTCATATTAAGTGCGGAAATGTCGCTCTCATCCTATGTTGCAGTGCGTTTAGAACATCAATTCAAAACGATTCAGTGGTTTGACTTTCCGATTGATGGCGTCCGTATGTTTTCAATTCTATTATTAATCAATACGTTAACGATTATTAGTTTAAGCTTTGCGATTTTACATTATTTCAAACGTTTCAAAGTCGCGACCATTTTAAATATTGGCTTCCTCTTTTTCGCGGGAGGCTATACGGTCGTCATGAGTAATAATCACGCACTCGTCCTCGTTCTCTTTATGTTGATGGCCACGATTGGTGAAATTTTGTTCACGCCGACTGTAGAAGCAGAAAAAATACGTTTTATCCCTGCTGACACACGCGGTGCCCATTCTGCATTGGACAGTTGGGTGCCGATTGGTGCAGAACTGATATCACGGCTATTTTTAATTATTGGTACCTTACTCACGCCGCTGATGATGTCTGGTTTAGTTTTAGCTACAGTCGTTACAGGTTTTCTGTTATTACTGTCAACTGTTAAACGTTACGAGGCAGTTTAA
- the cidR gene encoding cidABC operon transcriptional activator CidR yields the protein MDIKQMKYFIEIVRQGGMTRAAETLYIAQPTMSKAIKELESEIGEPLFDRTRRQLLLTDVGEVFYHKAVEILKLYESLPNEISSLLGLEKGYISIGISALMDMERLVQVLGQFHQQYPNVVFNLDENGGKTIENQVRNNDIHLGLTSLPVDSKLFDSFPLYKGEFQVVMHHTHPLSQQETVTFKDLKDEDFIMFNEDFYINDKIIALTRQAGFVPHIVSKISQWQFIEHLITAKMGISILPDNIVRIMSRNPEIRVLSIEDSTVDWTMGVIWRKDVYLNHATQTFLDYLNIQLPLTTVPESRSIDKSNE from the coding sequence TTGGATATTAAACAGATGAAGTATTTTATAGAGATTGTCCGTCAAGGTGGGATGACACGTGCAGCCGAGACATTATATATCGCGCAACCGACGATGAGTAAGGCAATTAAAGAGTTGGAGTCAGAAATCGGTGAGCCGTTGTTTGATCGCACACGTCGCCAATTGTTGCTAACGGACGTGGGGGAAGTGTTTTACCATAAAGCGGTTGAAATTTTAAAGTTATACGAAAGTTTGCCGAATGAAATCAGTAGTCTGCTTGGGCTTGAGAAAGGCTATATTTCGATTGGCATTTCTGCATTGATGGATATGGAACGCCTTGTCCAAGTGCTCGGACAGTTTCATCAACAGTATCCAAATGTCGTGTTTAATTTAGATGAAAATGGTGGGAAAACGATTGAAAACCAAGTGCGGAACAATGATATTCATCTCGGGCTGACATCGTTACCTGTTGATAGTAAACTTTTTGATTCATTCCCATTGTATAAAGGTGAGTTCCAAGTCGTCATGCATCACACACATCCACTGTCACAACAGGAAACTGTGACGTTCAAAGATTTAAAAGATGAAGATTTTATTATGTTTAATGAAGACTTTTATATTAACGACAAAATTATCGCGCTCACTCGACAAGCTGGTTTCGTGCCACACATCGTTTCTAAAATTTCACAGTGGCAATTTATTGAACATTTGATTACAGCCAAAATGGGCATCAGTATTTTGCCAGACAACATTGTGCGTATTATGAGTCGCAATCCAGAAATTCGTGTGTTGTCAATTGAGGACAGTACCGTTGATTGGACGATGGGGGTCATTTGGCGGAAAGACGTCTATTTAAACCATGCGACGCAAACATTTTTAGACTATCTCAACATTCAGTTACCGTTAACGACAGTACCTGAAAGCCGTTCCATAGATAAAAGTAATGAATAA
- a CDS encoding CidA/LrgA family protein yields the protein MAKVKQLLKTVTQLCIIYGITMLGNQIQQFFNIPLAGSIIGLLLFFILLQFKIIKVEWIKEGANFLLATMVFFFVPSVIGLMDVVSELNLNFIIFFTLVAVGTVLVAYSSGLVAEKMVTGRIFRKGQNPS from the coding sequence ATGGCAAAAGTGAAACAGCTATTGAAAACTGTAACACAATTATGCATCATTTATGGGATTACGATGTTAGGTAATCAAATACAGCAGTTTTTCAACATCCCCCTAGCTGGTAGTATTATTGGGTTACTTTTATTTTTCATTTTACTTCAATTTAAAATCATTAAAGTAGAGTGGATTAAAGAAGGTGCGAATTTTCTACTGGCGACGATGGTGTTTTTCTTCGTTCCGTCTGTGATAGGGTTAATGGATGTCGTCTCTGAATTAAACTTAAACTTCATTATATTTTTTACATTAGTTGCTGTCGGTACGGTGCTCGTCGCATATAGTTCTGGATTAGTAGCAGAAAAAATGGTGACAGGTCGTATCTTCCGGAAAGGACAAAATCCATCATGA
- a CDS encoding LrgB family protein, producing MIILQGIAMIVLTVVMFILSKKIYHKFNSPILNPALVTSLGVIAILLLFNIDYHSYMVGGQWINQLLSSTVVCLAFPLYLNRHKIVKYFKTIFVSVFTAVILNFSLIYFSLKLLGYGREDIVTLLPRSITAAVGIQVSHQLGGEDTVTILFIIATGLLGSMMGASLVRMTNFQSSIARGMTFGNASHAFGTARALEMDLESGAFSSIGMILSAVMSSVMLPLLLMLFY from the coding sequence ATGATCATCTTACAAGGCATTGCAATGATTGTATTAACGGTCGTGATGTTTATATTGTCTAAAAAAATATATCATAAGTTTAATTCACCAATACTCAACCCCGCTTTGGTGACATCTCTTGGCGTTATTGCGATATTGTTACTTTTTAATATCGACTATCACAGTTATATGGTGGGAGGGCAATGGATCAATCAACTATTGAGTTCCACAGTAGTGTGTCTTGCGTTTCCACTGTATTTAAACCGGCATAAGATTGTAAAGTATTTTAAAACGATCTTCGTCAGTGTATTCACAGCGGTAATTTTAAATTTCTCCCTAATTTATTTTTCTTTAAAATTACTCGGCTATGGACGCGAAGATATTGTGACACTGCTTCCCCGTTCGATTACAGCAGCGGTCGGTATTCAAGTGTCACATCAGCTCGGTGGCGAGGATACAGTCACGATTCTCTTTATCATCGCAACGGGCTTATTAGGAAGTATGATGGGCGCATCCCTTGTGCGTATGACGAACTTCCAATCTTCTATCGCACGCGGCATGACATTTGGTAACGCTTCTCATGCATTTGGAACCGCACGAGCATTGGAAATGGATTTAGAGTCAGGCGCATTTAGTTCGATCGGTATGATTCTATCAGCCGTCATGAGTTCTGTAATGCTTCCATTATTATTGATGTTGTTCTATTAA
- a CDS encoding transposase: MGCPLRSQCMKHSTNPNTNKRLFKNLTWDYFKAFTNKQLSNSKTKHIYQKRKIDVESTFGNLKANLGFQRLSVRTQSKVECELGIALMAVNIRKLAKISARFRSLIRKKPLNSKKMNFDGFFLKELKVYVPAL, translated from the coding sequence GTGGGCTGTCCATTACGAAGTCAATGTATGAAGCACAGCACTAATCCCAACACAAATAAACGTTTATTTAAAAATCTAACTTGGGATTATTTTAAAGCCTTCACAAATAAGCAGCTTTCAAATTCAAAAACGAAGCACATTTATCAAAAGAGAAAGATAGATGTTGAATCAACTTTTGGAAATCTGAAGGCTAATTTGGGTTTTCAAAGATTATCGGTTCGTACCCAATCAAAAGTTGAGTGTGAACTTGGCATCGCACTCATGGCAGTGAATATACGAAAACTAGCCAAAATCAGTGCTCGTTTTCGTTCGCTCATAAGAAAAAAGCCGTTAAATTCTAAAAAAATGAATTTTGACGGCTTTTTCTTAAAGGAGCTGAAGGTCTATGTCCCAGCCCTGTAA
- a CDS encoding type IV toxin-antitoxin system AbiEi family antitoxin domain-containing protein translates to MNEEKELLEKLSDENGLIFVREAEAKGIDRYRLSYLAKEDKIDRVSHGVYALKNEIIDEYVLLQSNSKRVIYSYHTALYFHDLADRVPSQIHISVPQGYNASRLKDRYSDLVVHYVKRELFELGRETGTSPLGGEIIFYDVERTICDIVKDQKNMDSQIFTGAIKEYFGGGNINSRKLIKYARALKIEEEIRRYLEVMV, encoded by the coding sequence ATGAATGAAGAAAAAGAACTTCTAGAAAAATTATCTGATGAAAATGGCTTAATCTTTGTAAGAGAGGCTGAAGCCAAAGGTATTGACCGATATAGACTATCTTATTTGGCTAAGGAAGATAAAATAGATCGAGTTAGCCATGGAGTTTATGCCCTAAAAAATGAAATTATTGATGAATATGTCTTGCTCCAGAGTAATAGCAAACGAGTGATTTATTCTTACCATACCGCCCTTTATTTTCATGATTTAGCTGATAGAGTACCTTCTCAGATTCATATTTCTGTTCCTCAAGGTTATAATGCTTCCAGACTAAAAGATAGATACAGTGACCTAGTCGTTCATTATGTAAAGAGAGAACTTTTTGAGTTGGGCAGGGAAACAGGCACAAGTCCCCTTGGTGGAGAGATTATTTTTTATGATGTGGAGCGAACTATTTGTGATATTGTAAAAGACCAGAAAAATATGGATTCCCAAATTTTTACAGGGGCTATTAAAGAATATTTTGGTGGAGGAAATATAAACTCCAGAAAACTTATTAAGTATGCTAGAGCTTTAAAAATTGAGGAAGAAATACGACGTTACTTAGAGGTGATGGTATGA
- a CDS encoding nucleotidyl transferase AbiEii/AbiGii toxin family protein codes for MYFFERVLERLEKSSYRHSFIIKGGLLISSLIGIDNRTTMDMDATVKGIALTEENITKIVKEILAIDVQDGIDFVFEGIREIRESGGYENYCVSYSARYGRINNPMKMDITTGDAITPREMIYEYPLMFDEGHIEVMAYPLETILAEKIETIIRRNIATTRMRDFYDVYLLYKLYEDKINFESLAKAIENTSRKRESLDDLADYKEILEDIASDDYLKQHWQNYLQDNPYVGEIKLEDTLDVLTEIFQKISM; via the coding sequence ATGTATTTTTTTGAAAGAGTCCTAGAAAGATTAGAAAAATCTTCTTATCGACACTCTTTTATTATCAAGGGTGGTCTTTTGATTTCTTCTCTTATTGGCATTGATAATCGTACTACTATGGATATGGATGCAACGGTCAAAGGCATTGCTTTAACAGAAGAAAACATTACTAAAATTGTGAAAGAAATTTTAGCCATTGACGTTCAAGATGGGATTGACTTTGTCTTTGAAGGGATAAGAGAAATTAGAGAAAGTGGTGGGTATGAAAATTATTGTGTCAGCTATTCAGCCCGTTATGGAAGAATTAATAATCCCATGAAGATGGATATCACAACAGGCGATGCTATTACCCCAAGGGAAATGATTTATGAATATCCTTTGATGTTTGATGAAGGACACATTGAAGTCATGGCCTATCCTTTGGAAACCATTTTGGCAGAAAAGATTGAAACCATTATCAGAAGAAATATCGCTACAACAAGGATGAGAGATTTCTATGACGTCTATCTCTTATATAAACTTTACGAAGATAAAATTAATTTTGAAAGCTTAGCAAAAGCCATTGAAAATACGTCTAGAAAAAGAGAGTCTTTAGATGATTTAGCAGATTACAAGGAAATTTTAGAGGATATAGCAAGTGATGATTATCTTAAACAGCATTGGCAGAACTACCTTCAAGACAACCCCTATGTCGGAGAGATTAAATTAGAAGATACCTTAGATGTATTAACAGAAATATTTCAAAAAATAAGTATGTAA
- a CDS encoding MarR family winged helix-turn-helix transcriptional regulator, with protein sequence MTKHPKALHDELCFLFYVASKEVIKKYSACLKEYDLTYTGYITLISIGDDEVVNIKRLGDRIYLNSGTLTPLTKKLVAQGLIKKVRKPEDERNLNISLTDKGRELKQQLAHLNEEVHASLSMEGTDMTELIGILQRFLENNFPSHPITV encoded by the coding sequence ATGACAAAACATCCGAAAGCGTTGCATGACGAATTATGTTTTTTATTTTATGTTGCATCGAAGGAAGTTATCAAAAAATATAGTGCTTGTTTAAAAGAATATGATCTCACTTACACAGGCTATATTACACTCATTTCAATTGGGGACGATGAGGTTGTCAATATCAAACGTCTCGGTGATCGCATTTATTTGAATTCTGGCACTTTGACACCACTCACTAAAAAATTAGTCGCACAAGGTTTGATTAAAAAGGTCCGCAAGCCTGAAGATGAACGAAACCTGAACATTTCACTCACTGATAAAGGACGCGAACTGAAGCAACAACTCGCACATTTAAATGAAGAGGTGCATGCGTCATTATCAATGGAAGGGACAGACATGACAGAATTAATTGGTATTTTACAACGATTCCTCGAAAACAACTTCCCTTCTCACCCTATAACAGTTTAA
- a CDS encoding nitroreductase family protein produces the protein MAHEQDFQTILTGRRSVKLFDTEVKIPREEMNEMIRKATLAPSSINMQPWRFVVVDTPEGKDTLRPLVQFNSRQNDTSAAMVVIFGDMLNYEHAEEIYGAAVEKGYMPQKVKEDLVGRFVAMYEGLDQQSMNDIVKVDSSLAAMQFMLVAREHGYETNPIGGFNREDIAAGLGLDPERYVPVMIIAIGKAAEEGRPTSRLDVERIVQYR, from the coding sequence ATGGCACACGAACAAGATTTTCAAACAATCCTTACAGGCCGTCGCTCTGTTAAGTTATTCGATACAGAAGTAAAAATTCCACGTGAAGAAATGAATGAAATGATTAGAAAGGCAACATTAGCACCATCATCAATTAACATGCAACCTTGGCGTTTTGTTGTTGTGGATACGCCAGAAGGTAAAGATACATTACGTCCACTCGTACAATTTAATAGTCGTCAAAATGATACTTCAGCAGCGATGGTTGTCATTTTCGGTGATATGTTGAATTATGAACATGCTGAAGAAATTTACGGTGCAGCTGTTGAAAAAGGATATATGCCACAAAAAGTGAAAGAGGATTTAGTTGGCCGATTTGTCGCGATGTATGAAGGACTTGACCAACAATCGATGAACGATATCGTGAAAGTTGATAGTAGTTTAGCGGCAATGCAATTTATGCTCGTTGCACGTGAACATGGCTATGAAACAAATCCAATCGGTGGCTTTAACCGTGAAGACATTGCAGCAGGTCTTGGTTTAGATCCTGAACGTTATGTTCCAGTCATGATTATTGCTATCGGTAAAGCAGCTGAAGAAGGTCGTCCAACATCACGCTTAGATGTTGAAAGAATTGTACAATATCGTTAA